The following are from one region of the Ardenticatenales bacterium genome:
- a CDS encoding PD-(D/E)XK nuclease family protein: MPDRLLLSRYRLSTFAACRRRFQLRYLQRLAWPAAPRALPLQMALERGEAFHRLVERYYLGLPPFAEDAGIPDEKLSLWWRAFRQSGPEMPAGKRLTEYTLTVPIGPHFLTGRFDLLVLTGDGAHIFDWKTEARPRTAAVLRDDLQTLLYLAMVTEGATALGADGPINPDHVRITYWYATDPAASVTLGYSRRQHAENWANLSAQVTALAAQIEATEAVWPLTDNLQECAICAFRAYCGRQQVVPLAATRAAVEDLEPEEDAAPPHLEPDVG, encoded by the coding sequence ATGCCGGACCGTTTGCTTCTCAGCCGCTATCGTTTGTCAACGTTTGCTGCCTGTCGGCGGCGCTTTCAACTGCGCTATTTGCAGCGGTTGGCGTGGCCTGCCGCGCCGCGGGCGCTGCCGTTGCAGATGGCTCTGGAGCGGGGGGAGGCGTTTCATCGCCTGGTGGAGCGTTATTATTTGGGTCTGCCTCCGTTTGCGGAGGATGCCGGCATTCCCGACGAAAAACTATCACTCTGGTGGCGCGCCTTTCGGCAATCGGGACCGGAAATGCCGGCAGGCAAACGCCTTACCGAATACACCCTCACCGTCCCCATCGGGCCGCACTTCCTCACCGGGCGCTTCGACCTCCTTGTTCTCACCGGAGACGGGGCGCACATTTTCGACTGGAAGACCGAGGCGCGCCCGCGCACAGCCGCCGTGCTACGCGACGATTTGCAGACCTTGCTCTACCTGGCGATGGTTACGGAAGGCGCCACCGCTCTGGGCGCGGACGGTCCCATCAACCCCGATCATGTGCGCATCACCTACTGGTACGCCACCGACCCCGCCGCTTCCGTGACGCTGGGCTACAGCCGGCGGCAGCACGCCGAGAATTGGGCGAATCTTTCCGCTCAGGTGACGGCGCTGGCGGCGCAGATCGAAGCGACGGAAGCGGTCTGGCCGCTCACGGACAATCTGCAAGAGTGCGCCATTTGTGCCTTCCGCGCCTACTGCGGGCGGCAGCAGGTGGTCCCATTGGCTGCCACCCGCGCCGCCGTCGAGGACCTGGAGCCGGAGGAAGACGCCGCGCCCCCTCATTTGGAGCCTGACGTCGGATGA
- a CDS encoding glutamate--tRNA ligase, producing the protein MTPVRLRFAPSPTGYLHIGSVWTALFGWMYARRCQGQFILRIEDTDTKRTVEGATDYLMEGLRWFGIDWDEGPDIGGPYGPYTQTERAPLYQHWAHWLVEQGHAYKCFATEEELKQIRADLEAKGDHSGYDRRYRDMPPQEADALAAAGKPYAIRLKMPLSGQTIMPDLLRGDVVFENQQFTDYVLLKSSGLPTYHLAHVIDDHFMRITHVTRGIEWLSTAPIHIQLWRAFGWEMPIYVHLPVILSPSGKGKLSKRDHAFLESGERIYVRADEFREAGYLPAALVNFLATIGWSFGNDVEKFTLDEALARFDLKDLSPSPTKLPYSKLDWLNGQYIQEMSPRALAQAVLPFLQEAGYEGEAEDLLGVMPAMSVRLKKLSEAVDFLRFLFEKEPLTLTVRDLTHKQMGPAASLQAFREARDFLAAAEPFDLPTIDAGLRRIGERATSNGKAGPFLGTARLAITRQQVSPPLFESILALGRPRTLRRLDEVIALLAHSASA; encoded by the coding sequence ATGACGCCTGTTCGCCTCCGCTTTGCCCCCAGTCCCACAGGTTACTTGCACATCGGCAGCGTCTGGACCGCGCTGTTTGGCTGGATGTATGCCCGCCGCTGTCAAGGCCAGTTCATCCTGCGCATTGAAGATACCGACACCAAACGCACCGTCGAGGGCGCAACCGACTATTTGATGGAAGGGCTGCGCTGGTTCGGCATTGATTGGGACGAAGGGCCGGACATCGGCGGACCCTACGGTCCCTACACGCAAACGGAGCGCGCCCCGCTCTATCAGCACTGGGCGCACTGGTTGGTGGAGCAGGGGCACGCCTACAAATGTTTCGCCACGGAAGAGGAGCTAAAGCAAATTCGCGCCGACCTGGAGGCGAAGGGAGACCATTCCGGCTATGACCGGCGGTATCGGGATATGCCGCCGCAAGAGGCGGACGCGCTGGCGGCGGCGGGCAAGCCATATGCCATTCGCTTGAAGATGCCCCTCAGCGGGCAAACGATCATGCCCGACCTGCTGCGCGGGGACGTGGTCTTTGAAAATCAGCAGTTTACGGATTATGTATTGCTCAAATCCAGCGGCCTGCCCACCTACCACCTGGCGCACGTTATTGACGACCATTTTATGCGCATCACGCACGTGACGCGGGGCATTGAGTGGTTGAGTACGGCTCCCATCCACATCCAGCTATGGCGCGCCTTCGGCTGGGAAATGCCCATCTACGTGCATCTGCCCGTGATCCTCAGCCCCAGTGGGAAGGGGAAATTGAGCAAGCGAGACCACGCCTTTCTGGAAAGCGGGGAGCGCATCTATGTGCGTGCGGACGAGTTCCGCGAAGCGGGGTATTTGCCCGCCGCGTTGGTGAACTTTTTGGCGACCATCGGCTGGTCGTTCGGCAACGATGTGGAGAAGTTCACACTGGACGAGGCGCTGGCCCGTTTTGACTTGAAAGACCTCAGTCCTTCGCCGACGAAGTTGCCGTACAGTAAGCTGGACTGGCTCAATGGGCAGTATATCCAGGAGATGTCGCCGCGGGCGCTGGCGCAAGCTGTGCTGCCGTTCTTGCAAGAGGCCGGGTATGAGGGTGAAGCGGAGGATTTGTTGGGGGTAATGCCGGCAATGTCCGTGCGCCTGAAGAAACTATCCGAAGCCGTAGACTTCCTCCGCTTCCTCTTCGAGAAGGAACCGCTCACCCTCACCGTGCGCGACCTGACGCACAAGCAAATGGGGCCTGCCGCTTCATTGCAGGCATTCCGCGAGGCGCGCGATTTCCTGGCCGCGGCGGAGCCATTCGACCTGCCCACCATTGACGCCGGGCTACGCCGCATCGGCGAACGCGCCACCAGCAACGGCAAGGCCGGCCCCTTCCTGGGCACGGCCCGCCTGGCCATCACCCGCCAACAAGTCTCTCCCCCCCTGTTTGAATCCATCCTCGCCCTGGGACGCCCGCGCACCCTGCGCCGCCTGGACGAAGTCATCGCCCTCCTCGCCCACAGCGCGTCTGCCTAG
- a CDS encoding SAM-dependent methyltransferase codes for MMDLQAFRFLQTPVGERWLAELAGADLSPQTHLAWASRLRQEVEPAWAQALLETALLRRRAAAKFSRADHMFFTREALEQASAEVVARYRAGRYAAAGLTTVLDLCCGIGGDALALAAGGHVIGVDEDEVRLAMAAHNVAVYEGEGVFRGTCADVLALSPSLLAGRGQPRPRAIFFDPARRDERGERVYHLAQYRPPVTAVLTQWRRAVPHMGVKVSPGLDYGEMPAQTEVEFISVDGELREAVLWLGDLRQGADRRATLLPAGISLSSAPDEPPTAPLSAPQTFLYEPDAAIIRAHLVTTLARQLEASQIDPDIAYLTAPHHQPTPFARAFRLEAAFPFQLKRLRHYLRQHDIGQVTIKKRGSPLQTEALRQQLRLRGSRHRFIFLTHVIGEPTVLVGEPVAWKQSTENSQLLVQDG; via the coding sequence GTGATGGATCTGCAGGCGTTTCGCTTTCTCCAGACGCCCGTGGGCGAACGTTGGCTGGCGGAACTGGCGGGGGCGGACCTCTCGCCGCAAACGCACCTGGCGTGGGCCAGCCGTCTGCGCCAGGAGGTGGAGCCGGCGTGGGCGCAGGCGCTGTTGGAAACGGCACTGCTGCGGCGGCGGGCGGCGGCCAAGTTCAGCCGCGCCGACCACATGTTTTTCACGCGCGAGGCGTTGGAGCAGGCTTCGGCGGAGGTGGTGGCCCGCTACCGCGCCGGGCGTTACGCGGCGGCGGGATTGACGACGGTGCTGGATTTGTGCTGTGGCATTGGCGGGGATGCGCTGGCGTTGGCGGCGGGCGGGCACGTCATCGGGGTGGACGAGGACGAGGTGCGGCTGGCGATGGCCGCGCATAATGTGGCCGTCTATGAGGGGGAAGGGGTCTTTCGTGGCACGTGTGCGGATGTGCTGGCGTTGTCACCGTCGCTGCTGGCGGGACGGGGGCAGCCCAGGCCACGGGCGATCTTTTTTGATCCGGCGCGCCGCGATGAGCGTGGGGAGCGGGTGTATCATCTGGCGCAGTACCGCCCACCGGTGACGGCGGTTTTGACGCAGTGGCGGCGGGCTGTGCCGCACATGGGGGTGAAGGTGAGTCCGGGGCTGGATTATGGGGAAATGCCGGCACAAACCGAAGTCGAATTCATTTCCGTTGACGGTGAACTGCGCGAGGCTGTCCTCTGGTTGGGCGACTTGCGCCAGGGTGCTGATCGTCGCGCTACTTTGCTGCCTGCCGGCATTTCCCTCAGCAGCGCCCCCGACGAACCCCCCACCGCCCCCCTCTCCGCCCCACAAACATTCCTCTACGAACCAGACGCCGCCATCATCCGCGCTCATTTGGTGACAACCCTGGCGCGGCAGCTAGAGGCCAGCCAGATCGACCCCGACATTGCCTACCTCACCGCTCCTCACCACCAACCTACGCCCTTTGCGCGTGCCTTCCGCCTGGAAGCCGCATTCCCCTTCCAGTTAAAACGGCTGCGCCACTACTTGCGTCAGCATGACATAGGGCAGGTGACGATCAAGAAGCGCGGTTCGCCTTTGCAGACGGAGGCTCTGCGGCAGCAACTACGCCTGCGTGGCAGCCGCCACCGTTTTATTTTCCTGACACACGTTATCGGAGAGCCAACTGTGTTGGTGGGGGAGCCGGTCGCCTGGAAACAATCGACCGAAAACAGTCAGTTGCTTGTACAGGACGGCTAA
- a CDS encoding response regulator, whose translation MMTSAPKRVLCVEDNPTNLLLISRIVEAENMELLIAADGHAARELLTREIPDVILMDINIPGISGLDLTRMIREDEAISHIPIIATTANVLVGDRERCIEAGCNDYMPKPLDIRRVRSLLRYYTNARQ comes from the coding sequence ATGATGACATCCGCTCCCAAACGTGTTCTATGCGTGGAAGACAATCCCACCAATTTGCTCCTTATATCCCGCATCGTGGAAGCGGAAAACATGGAACTGCTCATCGCCGCCGACGGCCATGCGGCGCGCGAGCTTCTGACGCGAGAGATTCCCGACGTTATCCTCATGGACATCAACATTCCGGGCATCAGCGGCCTGGATTTGACGCGCATGATTCGGGAAGACGAGGCTATTTCGCACATCCCCATCATCGCCACTACCGCCAACGTGCTGGTCGGGGATCGGGAGCGGTGCATTGAGGCGGGCTGCAACGATTATATGCCTAAGCCACTGGACATTCGCAGAGTACGCAGCCTGCTGCGTTATTACACGAACGCACGGCAGTAG
- the minD gene encoding septum site-determining protein MinD, which yields MSARVITITSGKGGVGKTTVTANLAAALAATGKQVVALDADIGLRNLDVVMGLENRIVYDLVDVVEGRCRLRQAMIKDKRLPGLYLIPAAQTRDKMAVSPSDMVVVCDQLRPEMDFIVIDSPAGIERGFRNAVAPADEVLIVTNPEISAVRDADRIIGLLEAEEKGPGKLIVNRLKPDMVSRGDMLSVGDILDILAIDLIGVVPEDEAILISTNRGAPVSMNGHNGSNASQAFHNIAQRLMGNDVPFLDLNRKDGFFERLANWLGGR from the coding sequence ATGAGTGCACGGGTAATTACAATCACTTCTGGCAAAGGGGGCGTAGGCAAAACAACCGTGACGGCAAACCTGGCGGCGGCGCTGGCGGCGACCGGGAAGCAGGTTGTGGCGCTTGACGCGGACATCGGGCTGCGCAACCTGGACGTGGTCATGGGGCTGGAAAACCGTATCGTCTACGATCTGGTGGATGTGGTGGAAGGGCGCTGCCGCCTGCGCCAGGCGATGATCAAGGACAAGCGATTGCCGGGTCTGTACCTGATTCCGGCGGCGCAAACGCGGGATAAGATGGCCGTCAGTCCCTCGGATATGGTGGTGGTGTGTGACCAACTGCGCCCGGAAATGGACTTTATCGTGATTGACTCGCCTGCCGGCATTGAACGCGGATTTCGTAACGCCGTGGCCCCCGCCGATGAGGTCCTCATCGTCACCAACCCGGAAATCTCCGCCGTGCGCGACGCCGACCGCATCATTGGCCTGTTGGAAGCGGAAGAAAAAGGGCCGGGCAAGCTGATCGTCAATCGTCTCAAACCAGACATGGTCTCCCGTGGAGACATGCTCTCCGTGGGCGACATTTTGGATATTCTGGCCATTGACCTGATCGGCGTGGTTCCCGAAGATGAAGCCATCCTCATTTCCACCAATCGCGGCGCACCCGTCAGCATGAACGGGCATAACGGCAGCAACGCCAGCCAGGCATTCCATAATATCGCGCAGCGGCTAATGGGCAATGACGTACCCTTCCTTGACCTGAATCGCAAAGATGGGTTCTTCGAGCGGCTGGCAAACTGGTTGGGCGGGCGATAA
- a CDS encoding GAF domain-containing protein, translating into MQDEDHLFRLLFESSHEPTLIARPDKIIAGNQRALATFNCQNQEMLIGHPLAHFAATPPAASLLQTMFGEAQAGQSAQFSWRARCAQGKSFPVRLTFTRLPIPDDLLFRIDVQPEPIDLPPLHYRFIIDNVGDVFARYTPDGVFQYISASSPDVLGYEPVELIGRSIYDFFHPDDLEQVQAAHLSMTLNDEVNRVTYRFRRPDGTFAWMESRGRGIRHPETGKLVEIIATTRDIDVQKKTEATLRYQTESLTAINRIADALYSAQHVDVVVQQALESIASYARATVGVLFAVNETDGTLQLLAQHNLNTPFPPAGERLPLINEIFSVAVQRRAIVTSHDLAHEPHLENFLKHALAQQGAQDLVSIPILFQDQVLGVINLAFATARTTTAAERETLLAIGKTVGVALSNARFMAQLQAEIGEREQLEASIRESLQRQSNQVQLTTWISQEIAHATDLDTLNRRVVDLVQEQFDFYHTQLFRIDPVQGLALLSVGYGPVGDEMLARHHALPLGTGLVGTAAATGRSVLRPDVTDDPQWRPNDLLPQTRGELAVPISFGDTVLGVLDVQSSRAGQLTEEDGIVLEGLCGQIANAIESTRLRQSLEEQVRELRTLQRLMSREGWHSYQTGHGDTPSGYLFDKENVQPLPQTPFAAGNDSPFHDDVPGFIRPITVRGEVIGTMGVTADADTPINAEEQELLDAISRQVAEALETARLLETTQRRAVELETVARLSTAASTILDIDNLLQTVVELTRSNFNLYTTDVILYDEDRNELVLAAASGPNAAAFMKQAMSIPLEHEHSIIARAARTRQGVLVNDVLAQPDFLTHPLLSDTRAELAVPMIASNRLLGILDLQADARDFFTAEDLQVFAVLAAQVAVALQNALLYQEQLETAQKLREVEHLKSQFLANMSHELRTPLNSIIGFSDVILEGLDGPMTPRMEEDVRIIRNSGRHLRELIGEILDMSKIEAGMMQLRYEPVDISNLVQEVIHTSAPLATQRKLELRLEMPAHLSPVQADPTRVRQILLNLLGNAIKFTDEGWVCVQVDDQGDQVIFRVVDTGIGIEEDKIPIVFEEFRQVDGSLTRKSGGTGLGVPISRRLVELHGGQIGVESQINQGSTFWFTLPRQANPKS; encoded by the coding sequence ATGCAAGACGAAGACCACCTGTTTCGACTCCTGTTTGAATCCAGCCACGAACCCACGTTGATCGCCCGCCCGGACAAGATTATTGCCGGCAATCAACGCGCCCTCGCCACCTTCAACTGCCAGAACCAGGAAATGCTCATTGGGCATCCCCTCGCCCACTTTGCCGCCACCCCCCCCGCCGCCAGCCTGCTGCAAACCATGTTTGGGGAAGCGCAGGCAGGCCAGAGCGCCCAATTTAGCTGGCGTGCCCGCTGCGCCCAGGGAAAAAGCTTCCCCGTCCGCCTCACCTTCACCCGCCTGCCCATCCCGGACGATCTCCTCTTCCGCATTGACGTGCAGCCGGAACCCATAGACCTCCCCCCGCTCCACTATCGCTTCATCATAGACAACGTCGGCGACGTTTTCGCCCGCTACACGCCGGATGGTGTCTTCCAATACATCTCCGCCAGCAGCCCAGACGTCTTAGGCTACGAACCCGTCGAACTCATTGGCCGCTCCATCTACGACTTTTTCCATCCCGACGATCTAGAACAGGTGCAGGCCGCCCACCTGTCCATGACCCTGAACGACGAAGTCAACCGCGTCACCTATCGCTTCCGTCGTCCCGACGGCACGTTTGCCTGGATGGAGTCGCGCGGGCGTGGCATTCGCCACCCGGAAACGGGCAAACTCGTGGAAATCATCGCCACAACCCGCGACATTGACGTGCAAAAGAAGACGGAAGCGACGCTGCGCTACCAGACAGAATCCCTCACGGCCATCAACCGCATCGCCGATGCCCTCTACAGCGCCCAACACGTGGACGTCGTCGTGCAGCAAGCGTTGGAATCGATTGCGTCCTATGCCCGCGCCACCGTTGGCGTGCTCTTTGCGGTCAATGAAACGGATGGCACGCTGCAACTGCTGGCGCAGCACAATCTGAACACGCCTTTTCCCCCGGCAGGGGAAAGATTACCCTTGATAAACGAAATCTTTAGCGTTGCCGTCCAGCGCCGCGCCATTGTCACCAGTCATGATCTGGCGCACGAGCCACACCTGGAAAACTTCTTAAAGCATGCGCTGGCGCAGCAAGGCGCGCAGGACCTGGTTTCCATCCCTATCCTGTTTCAAGACCAGGTGCTGGGGGTCATTAACCTGGCGTTTGCCACGGCGCGGACCACCACGGCGGCAGAGCGCGAAACGCTGCTGGCTATTGGTAAGACCGTGGGCGTTGCTCTGTCTAACGCGCGTTTTATGGCGCAACTGCAGGCGGAAATCGGCGAACGTGAGCAACTGGAAGCAAGCATCCGTGAATCGTTGCAGCGCCAGAGCAATCAGGTGCAATTAACAACCTGGATCAGTCAGGAAATCGCCCACGCCACCGACCTGGACACGCTAAATCGGCGCGTGGTCGATCTCGTGCAGGAACAATTCGATTTCTATCACACCCAACTGTTCCGCATCGATCCGGTGCAAGGTCTTGCCTTGCTCAGCGTCGGTTATGGTCCGGTTGGGGATGAAATGCTCGCCCGCCACCATGCGCTGCCGTTGGGCACGGGCCTGGTCGGCACAGCCGCCGCCACCGGTCGCTCCGTGCTACGCCCGGACGTCACCGACGACCCACAATGGCGACCAAATGATTTGTTACCGCAAACACGCGGCGAATTGGCCGTTCCGATCTCCTTTGGCGATACCGTTCTGGGCGTGTTGGACGTACAAAGCAGCCGCGCCGGACAGTTAACCGAAGAAGACGGGATTGTTCTTGAAGGTCTTTGCGGCCAGATTGCCAACGCCATTGAAAGCACCCGCCTGCGTCAGAGTCTGGAAGAGCAGGTGCGCGAACTCCGCACCCTCCAACGCCTCATGAGCCGCGAAGGGTGGCACTCCTACCAGACAGGCCATGGAGACACCCCCTCTGGGTACCTCTTCGACAAGGAAAATGTACAACCACTCCCACAGACGCCGTTCGCTGCCGGCAACGACAGCCCTTTCCACGACGACGTACCCGGCTTTATACGCCCCATCACCGTCCGCGGCGAAGTCATTGGCACGATGGGCGTGACCGCCGACGCGGACACCCCCATCAACGCCGAAGAGCAGGAACTGCTGGACGCCATCTCGCGCCAGGTGGCTGAAGCGTTGGAGACAGCCCGGCTGTTGGAAACAACCCAACGCCGCGCCGTCGAACTGGAAACCGTGGCTCGCCTCAGCACCGCCGCCTCCACTATCCTGGATATTGACAACCTGCTGCAAACTGTCGTAGAACTGACACGCTCCAACTTCAATCTGTACACTACCGATGTGATTCTCTACGACGAAGACAGAAACGAATTGGTACTGGCAGCCGCGTCTGGGCCAAACGCCGCCGCCTTCATGAAACAGGCGATGTCCATCCCGCTTGAACATGAACACTCCATCATTGCCCGCGCCGCCCGCACGCGCCAGGGCGTCTTGGTCAATGACGTGCTGGCACAGCCCGACTTCCTCACGCACCCGCTCCTATCCGACACCCGTGCCGAGTTGGCCGTCCCCATGATCGCCAGCAATCGCCTCTTAGGCATCCTCGACCTGCAAGCGGACGCGCGCGATTTCTTTACCGCCGAAGACCTGCAGGTATTTGCCGTCCTGGCGGCGCAAGTAGCCGTTGCCCTGCAAAACGCCTTGCTCTACCAGGAGCAGTTGGAAACGGCGCAGAAACTGCGTGAAGTTGAACATCTCAAATCCCAATTCCTGGCAAACATGAGCCACGAACTGCGCACGCCGCTGAACTCGATCATTGGCTTCTCCGATGTTATTCTGGAAGGGCTGGATGGTCCTATGACGCCGCGTATGGAAGAAGATGTGCGCATTATCCGCAACAGCGGGCGACATCTACGCGAACTCATTGGCGAGATTCTGGATATGTCCAAGATTGAAGCGGGTATGATGCAACTGCGCTACGAACCGGTGGACATTTCAAACCTGGTGCAAGAAGTCATCCACACGTCGGCCCCACTGGCGACGCAACGTAAGCTGGAACTACGCCTGGAAATGCCGGCACATCTGTCCCCGGTCCAGGCCGACCCCACGCGCGTGCGCCAGATTTTGCTTAACCTGCTGGGCAACGCCATCAAATTCACCGATGAAGGTTGGGTGTGCGTGCAGGTGGATGACCAGGGCGATCAGGTGATATTCCGCGTGGTGGATACCGGTATTGGCATTGAGGAAGACAAAATCCCCATCGTCTTTGAAGAATTCCGCCAGGTAGATGGCAGCCTGACGCGGAAATCAGGCGGCACCGGCCTGGGCGTGCCCATCAGCCGCCGCCTGGTAGAATTGCACGGTGGGCAGATTGGCGTAGAGAGCCAGATCAATCAAGGTAGTACGTTCTGGTTTACGTTGCCACGCCAGGCGAATCCTAAATCTTAA
- the minE gene encoding cell division topological specificity factor MinE, which translates to MSWISRLLGKEEKSSAVAKNRLKMVLQHDRNDISPGLIELIKDDIIQVIARHLAIEPDKVEVNLTQTATESRLVAEIPLDGKRRPTSPQA; encoded by the coding sequence ATGAGCTGGATAAGCCGTCTCTTGGGCAAAGAAGAAAAAAGCAGCGCCGTGGCTAAGAATCGCCTGAAAATGGTGCTGCAACACGACCGTAACGACATCTCCCCTGGTTTGATCGAACTGATCAAGGATGATATTATCCAGGTGATTGCCCGGCATCTGGCAATTGAACCGGATAAGGTGGAAGTGAATCTGACACAGACGGCAACGGAAAGCCGTCTGGTGGCGGAGATTCCTTTGGATGGTAAGCGGCGGCCCACCTCGCCCCAGGCCTAG
- a CDS encoding rod shape-determining protein RodA: protein MSKTSVWRHFDLWLAAAIVLLTAFGILIQKSAVTGAPDLEPLPNRQILWAIAGITAMLIISAIDYRILTAGHWYIYLGLVASLLLVVLIGQINNEARRWFDFGFFQLQPSEFGRIFIALTFAQFLGQRLRLMNRFSNTILSLIYIALPIGLIFIEPDLGMSILYFIMWFVMIWMAGLPLSHFAILGSTGLVGALLVVPRLAPYQQERLLAFVNPEAVPEQAFNVNQALIAIGSGGPFGKGYFQGTQSQLGFLRVQHTDFIFAVLVEEFGFVFGALLVVGLMGFILQRILRVASMTRDPAGRLACVGIAGVLFFQTVVSIGMNLRILPVTGLTLPFVSYGGSSLLTWYMAMGVVQSIRMRHRKQEFG, encoded by the coding sequence ATGAGTAAGACCTCCGTCTGGCGGCACTTCGACCTGTGGTTGGCGGCCGCCATTGTGCTTTTAACGGCATTTGGTATTTTGATCCAGAAGAGCGCGGTCACGGGCGCGCCCGACCTGGAACCGTTACCGAACCGTCAGATATTGTGGGCAATTGCCGGCATCACCGCCATGCTCATCATCTCCGCTATTGACTACCGCATCCTCACCGCCGGTCACTGGTACATTTACCTCGGCCTTGTCGCCTCCCTCCTCCTCGTCGTCCTCATCGGCCAGATCAACAACGAAGCGCGCCGCTGGTTTGACTTCGGCTTCTTCCAATTGCAGCCCTCCGAATTTGGCCGCATCTTCATCGCCCTCACCTTTGCCCAATTCCTGGGGCAGCGGCTGCGCCTGATGAACCGCTTCTCCAACACCATCCTGTCCCTCATCTACATCGCCCTGCCCATTGGCCTCATCTTCATCGAACCCGACCTGGGCATGTCCATCCTCTACTTCATCATGTGGTTCGTCATGATCTGGATGGCCGGCCTGCCCCTCTCCCACTTCGCCATTTTGGGCAGCACCGGACTGGTCGGCGCACTCCTCGTCGTCCCCCGTCTGGCCCCCTACCAGCAGGAACGCCTGCTGGCCTTCGTCAACCCGGAAGCCGTCCCCGAACAAGCCTTCAACGTCAACCAGGCCCTCATCGCCATCGGCTCCGGCGGACCCTTTGGCAAAGGGTACTTCCAGGGCACGCAGAGCCAGCTTGGTTTCCTACGGGTACAGCACACCGACTTCATCTTCGCCGTGCTGGTGGAAGAGTTCGGTTTCGTCTTCGGCGCGTTACTCGTGGTGGGCCTGATGGGCTTCATCTTGCAGCGTATTCTCAGAGTGGCCTCCATGACGCGCGATCCCGCCGGACGGCTGGCCTGCGTGGGAATTGCCGGCGTCCTTTTCTTCCAAACCGTCGTCAGCATCGGCATGAACCTGCGCATCCTGCCCGTCACGGGCCTCACGCTGCCCTTCGTCAGCTACGGCGGCAGCTCCCTGCTCACCTGGTACATGGCCATGGGCGTAGTACAGTCCATCCGCATGCGCCACCGCAAACAAGAATTCGGTTAA
- the minC gene encoding septum site-determining protein MinC yields MMNSGPQVSIKGVREGLLVTIAGGDYDNVRQELAQTVAEKGSFLRGSQIILSVGSLSLDTAQVAAMQAIFAAEKMEVWGILTESEATKEAARELGLATRLSGSQTDLDGKALTGEDEPVVANNAGNYALVLRETLRSGRAITHNGHVVIVGDVNPGAQIIAAGDVMVWGRLRGLVHAGAFGDHGAMICALELSPMQLRIADQIAISPDDGIRRAVPERALIRDGQIVAEPWNRRAAE; encoded by the coding sequence GTGATGAATTCAGGTCCGCAAGTAAGCATCAAGGGCGTGCGCGAAGGTCTGTTGGTGACAATAGCCGGCGGCGATTACGACAACGTCCGGCAAGAATTGGCGCAAACGGTCGCGGAAAAAGGCAGCTTCTTGCGCGGCAGCCAGATCATCCTCTCCGTCGGTTCCTTATCTCTGGATACGGCGCAAGTGGCGGCAATGCAGGCCATTTTTGCCGCGGAAAAGATGGAGGTCTGGGGCATTCTCACGGAAAGCGAAGCGACGAAAGAGGCGGCGCGCGAGTTGGGTCTGGCGACGCGGCTCTCCGGTAGTCAGACGGACCTGGATGGAAAGGCGTTGACCGGAGAGGATGAACCTGTTGTGGCGAATAATGCCGGCAACTACGCCTTGGTACTCAGGGAAACGCTGCGTTCCGGACGCGCCATTACGCACAACGGCCACGTCGTCATCGTGGGAGACGTGAACCCAGGCGCGCAGATAATTGCCGCTGGCGATGTGATGGTTTGGGGACGGCTGCGCGGCCTGGTTCACGCGGGCGCGTTCGGCGACCACGGGGCCATGATTTGCGCTCTGGAACTCAGCCCGATGCAGCTCCGTATCGCCGACCAGATCGCCATCTCCCCAGACGACGGCATACGTCGCGCCGTTCCGGAGCGTGCCTTGATTCGGGACGGTCAGATTGTGGCCGAACCGTGGAACCGACGCGCCGCGGAATAG